CCTTCAACATCGACGGACCGACAGGCTATGGCTCTAAGGGAGTTTCTGAGGGCTGACCATCTAGGAAAACCGGTTAAGCCGAAAACTcaccgaactagggccgataaggGACAAGTAACCCCGCCCAGGCTAAGACCGGCATCGAACCCGCTAGACCATGCTGTAAACGCAATGGTTGAATTCCTAGCCATAGTAAAAGCCAATCGAGAAGTCAACTTggccacatgcaaaaagatcttggaggcccatcagcgaggcagcgaaggtctgctaatggtgctgctcgatgaggcagaggcagccatatataataacgacacgtcccaggttatcaaaggacacatgtcaggaaaatatatggcagcctatagcggcacgggtggttttgtgggcacggccgaggctgcggggcgggaaaacacgtcaccaaaatttttaacacctccgagggacccggttttggtggttgccaagtgcacgagagtaatgctggatgacaggatgcttgagatggcaaaatccatttcagttgatcttgatgtcgacgcgggcctcgtgggctggcaattgccaaagctggagtggataaacggggtacctgggtgcggaaaaacgacacacatagttaggaacttcgatgagaatgtggaaatagtagttaccacgacggtcgaagctgccaaagatcttaaagagaaactagcccgccgctttggtgacaaaatcaggtctagggtacgtactatggcctccattttaacaaatggattcaaaaggggcacgaaatgtaaccgtttaacggtggacgaagcccttatgaaccattttggagctatagtaatggcggctcggctttcgggggcaagcgaagttgttctcatcggagatgtcaaccagttgccttatatagacagagaaaatctgttcgaaataaggtactgtagaccttacctgacaatcaacatctcacgtgagttgtcctgcacataccggagtcccatggacgttgtatatgccatctgcgaggtatatataaacatgtactcggcaaatcccaccatccactccctcagaatgaatggatacactggcgcgccaataccaaaacttcaaaaggccaccctatacttggtctatacgcaggaagagaaaaaattcctgatggaccagggatacggtgctggagagggatcgcgcgtcatgaccattcatgaagcacaagggcaaacctacagcgaggtcatcatcgtccagacaaagaccgagaggctacaaatccacgatagtgtgcctcatgcggtagtagcgttaacaagacacactaacacctgtgtctactacactgacgacggtgatgacgcaatcggcaggttcgttagccgagcgctgggtgcctcgacaaaaacaatcttggagcacaacctgaaaagaaccatccacaagcgggatatgtcgttggcaagggctctgctcaagatgctgggatcaggcgtggctcatgatatagtaataagaaagtagatatataaatatataaattcttatatccttttggtttatcaaatagttacaaatagcagttattttgcatgttgatatatttattttaattttagttaagctaagtttgattattaatattatctcaactttacactttattaaattatgaaatttaagtaaataacagaaatagataacttatacatagataaacaaataataactatataaaaaaataatatatatataagaaaaaaaaaaaaaaaaaaaaaaaaaaaaccttactaacagtaacataggttaagtgtacattgtaagtagaacataagtgtacatatatggtaactaggaaataagtgtacatatatgataactaggcaaataagtgtaaatatagacatagataagaaagataataatgttagaaattagaaagcaattatgtgtatacttctgcataaacagcatttagtaaggaaaaaaaaaaaaaaaaaaaaaaaaaaaaaaaaaaaaaaaaaaaaaaaaaaaaaccgtcggcgtcggaccacgtcctagttttactaggcagtcacaggactgtcgatctgtagtataataagtagaaaaatcgcctgtagtattataatgcatgcatgataaacaaaggcacgggcattttgagcccgtggatcaaaatttataaataaaaaaaaaaaaaaaaaaaaaaataggataatatatagacaaaattaaattaaatcaagaaAACTTTTAGGTTTTGttggttatttaaaatataattgtttacaattttaaatacatgcAGAAATTTTGCTCCTCCACAATGGATTGACAGATGTATTCCCTATTATAAGTAGCAATCGCTATCAGTTGTCTCTCATAATAACCGAAACAGAAAGCTTAACTTGGTCTATGAGGCACAGTGAGATGACATACAAAAACAGATAAACAGGCTAAGACTagactacaaataaataaatgactaaATAAACACCTCGCATTTAGCATCCCCGAGTAATATTTTCTTCTATCCTGGGGGTCCGGTAACACACATTACACAAGCCCAATCatccagaccatgacaaacatctatatgacatCTATGAATACAATAACTATGTCCGCAAAAGCCAGTATTGTGCCAAGACATTGCCaagcaataaaacaaatatccatctcgaaGAGGAAACAAACCTGTCACTGTCGGTGTTGAGGCATTTACATACACCTTTACACATGAGCAGTTCCTTAGTTTAGATCAgtaaactttatattattatttcatcatACTTCAACTGTGAAAATCTAAGAAttatataggtaaataaaagGATACAACTCGTGCTAATATAACATCACCGGGTCTGAAACACTTATATGGATCTATTCTGTCTTTATCTGTAAACTTTATGTCTTCTTTCTTCAATATACCTTTATAAGGCCTGACAAGAACAGATGGCCCGACACACAATATAACACATTGTACTAGTCTAGAGTTTACTATGGTTACTTTAGCTGTTACAATATCACCTGTCATGGGCAGTACACTGGGTGTTCTTGAACTTATTACAGATACTTTCGTTGCCTAAAAAACAAAGATATTACATAAttgtttacttcaaaaagaaattatttgatgtcatgaaatataataattccatatttaaaaaacttttgttactttttagcATATGTTCTTGAACTTATTACAGATACTTTTGTTGCCTAAAAAACAAAGATATTACATAATTGTTTACTTCaagaagaatttatttaatgtcCGAAATATAATAGTTCCATgtttaaaaaacttttgttactttttagcATACGTTACCTTTGTACTCTCATCTTGTTCCATTTTAAGAATACCCGCTAATGATGCGTAAATATAACCTTTCAATTCGTAAGTGCCCGGACCACAGATGTGTTCTTTGTCCGATGTACTTAATCGCATTCCTGGTATACATATCTTTcctatatctttaattttttctgagttcatttttttgtttacaggtTTTATAGGTTATGTTTACGAAGCACAAAAGTTCATAAAGATATTTAATGATAATACAATGATAATACACTGCTTTAGTAGAAGTTACTGTTGAAAAATTACTGGGCAACTTTATTTCGCATTCGTGTCTCGAATTTCACTTTTTAACAACTCGATTCAATGTTGATTTGTTGGTTTAATTAACATTGGTAAGACTTTCTTTCAACCTATGCTGTCAAACAAGTTGTTGACAACTCATGGATGAAGCATACTTCATCCTAGTTGACAACTTGATGCTAATGACTTTGACGGTACGTGTAAAAATTTACCACAGTTTTAACCAGAATTATACAGATTAACATGAAAGTTGTAGCATTATGCTTGTTggataatttgttaattttcaataatatcCTCTAGTACAAAACTACAAAGATACAAACTTCCggatttagaaaatatatttgttcaATCTGTGCTCGACAACATCACTAGCTCCAAGCTCAGACGTGTCACGTCAGCCGGTTTGACGTTTGAAATGTCGATGTTCTTTGGCTCTTCGCGTAAAGTTTCGTTTGTATTAGAAATATAGGAGTATTACTAAAGATATAAGTGTAAAATTGTAAGCGATGCTGACGAAATTTGAAACTAAGTCGGCGAGAGTGAAGGGTATATCATTTCACGCGAAGCGGCCATGGGTTCTGGCAAGTCTTCACAATGGGGTGATACAGCTGTGGGATTATCGTATGTGTACGTTATTGGAGAAATTTGATGAGCATGATGGTCCAGTACGTGGTATATGTTTCCACATACAACAGCCTCTTTTTGTTTCCGGCGGAGATGACTATAAGATAAAGGTAAACTTAAGATTTAAAACAAGATGAACTTTTCTAAATAGAAAACTTGTTTTCATGTTGCAACATTAttaagtagttttaaaatatgatattcGCTATATAAGATAGTTAATTAGATAATGGAAGTTAATGACAGGTACTGAAAACTTAAATACTG
The Melitaea cinxia chromosome 23, ilMelCinx1.1, whole genome shotgun sequence DNA segment above includes these coding regions:
- the LOC123665057 gene encoding exosome complex component CSL4; its protein translation is MNSEKIKDIGKICIPGMRLSTSDKEHICGPGTYELKGYIYASLAGILKMEQDESTKATKVSVISSRTPSVLPMTGDIVTAKVTIVNSRLVQCVILCVGPSVLVRPYKGILKKEDIKFTDKDRIDPYKCFRPGDVILARVLPMTEIHWYHLSTAENELGVVIATAEGSPQGVSMLPISWSEMQCPKTLIKEPRKVARVIPENINQTLLPIDNKGDTKENGLK